Within Gammaproteobacteria bacterium, the genomic segment TTGCATTTTTCATATGCCAAGGAGAGATAGAATGTTTGAGTTATGTATTTTTGAAGTTGCGATTTTTATTGGATTACTCATACTGGAACACCTTAATCCGGCCCGAAAGTTTCCAATCGCTAAAGATTGGTACCGATATTGGTTTGTAATTCAAACTTTTTCGGCTGCATGGCTAGCGGGATTATTGACAATCTGGACTGATATCCCAGCACTTTGGCAGCCGATGCAAAATTTGTCTTTTACATACCAAGTGCTTGTTGGGTATTTTGTTTATTCATTTATTGCCTACTGGTATCACCGTATCCGTCATACCTCTAAATTTCTTTGGCACTATGTGCATTACATGCACCATGCTCCCGCGCATATGGAAACCTTTGTCACCTTCTGGCGCCATCCGGT encodes:
- a CDS encoding sterol desaturase family protein yields the protein MFELCIFEVAIFIGLLILEHLNPARKFPIAKDWYRYWFVIQTFSAAWLAGLLTIWTDIPALWQPMQNLSFTYQVLVGYFVYSFIAYWYHRIRHTSKFLWHYVHYMHHAPAHMETFVTFWRHPVELVMDSIVALLVGKCLGMTGEVLICVLIVESMFELYHHSNINTPQRLRWLGYVIQLPEQHLIHHQRNLHRWNYATITLWDSLFQTVRVPTEWQGQVGVKEWNNIRILLFFRY